From a region of the Dictyostelium discoideum AX4 chromosome 2 chromosome, whole genome shotgun sequence genome:
- the fnkE gene encoding FNIP repeat-containing protein: MQKIKEGYRRRHDYIIPKFISFQSGYLDFSFYQVSLKNVKYLDLSSYYQLHAPRRFRKIVEYLNLSYGQLLTLGTLPKYVMSLDLSSYNQLFTPGRLPIRVSLDLSSYNQLFTPGRLPDTVDYLKLSSYNQLFTPGTLPNHMVYLNLSSYNQPLTPGTLPNKVKYLVLSSYNQLLTPGTLPNNVKYVDLSSYNKLLTPETLPNKVKYLVLSSYDQLLTPGTLPNNVKCVDLSSYDKLLTPGTLPNNVKYVDLSSYNKLLTPRTLPNNVECLVLSSYNQLLTPGILPNYVKYLDISSYNQLLTPGTLSNNVEYLDLSSYNQVLAPKTIPNNVKCLDCPSYKQSLISETFPNRVGDLELSDHPKHVNDNWEIIKPQKNISENKVYYTTKHKNAKIIDVLNICKCSLKLYGYVKDRNNEFNIYFEYIDKAIPLSRLLEKLNKKEQFIVATEIIKSIKSIHEMGIIHFDIKCQNILILYDENEKMLPTDFIKIIGFDHSTLDSEVNSNIIGVTETHMAPEIKLKNGKLGYKSDIWSLGCTLIEIVGGNLKLLDINGIPLIPDHLSNLFKNTIQHCLQINPNARFNANELYNYVIKDSIMEPIEPIYLPNQCTNLPLFNEVIVPSGFFGIKYLELQAYNQPIDSIFIFNGVEYLILQSFNHPLGPGILPESIKYLKLPSFNHPLKEGSIPRSVIHLVFNKFNQFSLDEINLILPKFLDFGDAFDIEKYGILIPEDSILTLRTGFTFNQPINQRYIPSSVTDLQLYNYNLKILPHSIPRSIIMLTLGSNFTHFESLSNLPSSIINLTFGFKNNFKIAELKKYIPSHITSININGKIVNFKKSSPLNTFNQSTDNILNNNEHFKEDWEIISTLGSGNFGKVFKARKINGIINGSKVSLCAIKKIEKKDKLKIKLSTEVEILNKLKDNEHSMKYYGYGYDEDDNLFIYTEYIEGSTSISDLIKKKPNNRFEEEEIKSLMIKIVKALSKIHESGVIHRDIKSDHIILAQDKNNETIVKFIDFGLSKQIEKNSKYYSFVGTDSHMAPEVKLQNGKAGSKSDIFCIGCTMIEMAGLNLCHSERDDKGIPSIPTHLSNSFKNIIQNCLKFDTNARHSVESLIITLSNIQIEGDSVFEKYLSPNLKKLELKTNEPILLGSIGNEINYLSLPIYNQMITPGALPPSVQYLLFNKLNQYLECDSIPESVKYLDLGNEFDIEKNGINLSNESILVLRCGFNFTQPVSQRLLPYSVTDLQLYNYNINLKRNSIPTLVTSLTLGSNFTNIESLSFLPENVNSLAIGIKDEDEKLTKEIEKIIQTKKSITSFKINGIQRN; the protein is encoded by the exons AtgcaaaaaataaaagaggGGTACAGGAGGAGACATGATTATATCATTCCTAAATTTATATCCTTTCAATCTGGATATCTCGATTTCTCATTTTATCAAGTATCGCTAAAAAATGTGAAGTATCTCGATTTATCATCGTATTATCAATTACACGCACCAAGAAGATTTCGAAAAATTGTGGAGTATCTAAATTTATCATATGGTCAATTACTCACACTAGGAACATTGCCAAAATATGTGATGTCTCTCGATTTATCATCATATAATCAACTATTCACACCAGGAAGATTGCCAATTAGGGTGTCTCTCGATTTATCATCATATAATCAACTATTCACACCAGGAAGATTGCCAGATACTGTGGATTATCTCAAATTATCATCCTATAATCAACTATTCACACCAGGAACATTGCCAAATCATATGGTTTATCTCAATTTATCATCCTATAATCAACCATTAACACCTGGAACATTACCAAATAAGGTGAAGTATCTCGTTTTATCATCGTATAATCAATTACTCACACCTGGAACATTACCAAATAATGTGAAGTATGTCGATTTATCatcatataataaattactcACACCTGAAACATTACCAAATAAGGTGAAGTATCTCGTTTTATCATCGTATGATCAATTACTCACACCTGGAACATTACCAAATAATGTGAAGTGTGTCGATTTATCATCATATGATAAATTACTCACACCTGGAACATTACCAAATAATGTGAAGTATGTCGATTTATCatcatataataaattactcACACCTAGAACATTACCAAATAATGTGGAGTGTCTCGTTTTATCATCGTATAATCAATTACTCACACCTGGAATATTGCCAAATTATGTGAAGTATCTCGATATATCATCATATAATCAATTACTCACACCTGGAACATTGTCAAATAATGTAGAGTATCTCGATTTATCATCATATAATCAAGTACTCGCACCTAAAACTATTCCAAATAATGTTAAGTGTCTCGATTGTCCATCTTATAAGCAATCACTCATATCTGAAACATTTCCCAATAGGGTTGGAGATCTCGAATTATCCGATCACCCAAAACATGTCAATGATAACTGGGAAATTATTAAACCTCAAAAGAATATATCAgaaaataaagtttattatACCACCAAACATAAAAAT GCCAAGATTATAgatgttttaaatatttgcAAATGCTCTCTAAAGTTATATGGATATGTTAAAGATAGAAATAACGAATTTAACATTTATTTCGAATATATTGATAAAGCAATTCCATTATCTAGGTTATTGGAAAAGCTcaataaaaaagaacaatTTATTGTAGCTactgaaataatcaaatcaatAAAGAGTATTCATGAAATGGGTATAATTCATTTTGATATTAAATGCCAAAATATTCTTATTCtttatgatgaaaatgaaaaaatgttACCGACAGATTTTATTAAGATAATTGGCTTTGACCATTCAACATTAGATTCAGAagtaaattcaaatattattggtGTAACAGAAACTCATATGGCGccagaaattaaattaaaaaatggtaaattagGTTATAAATCAGATATCTGGAGTTTAGGTTGtacattaattgaaattgtagGTGGTAACCTAAAATTACTAGATATTAATGGTATTCCTTTAATTCCTGATCATTTAtcaaatctttttaaaaacacTATCCAACATTGTTTACAAATCAATCCAAATGCTAGATTCAATGCCAATGAATTGTACAACTATGTAATTAAAGACAGCATAATGGAACCAATAGAACCAATTTACCTTCCCAATCAATGTACCAATTTACCATTATTCAATGAGGTAATTGTTCCATCAGGTTTTTTTggtataaaatatttagaatTACAAGCCTACAATCAACCAATTGATAGTATATTTATCTTTAATGGTGTAGAgtatttaatattacaatcATTCAACCATCCTTTAGGTCCAGGTATATTACCAGAAAGTATTAAGTATTTAAAACTACCATCCTTTAACCATCCTCTTAAAGAAGGATCAATTCCTCGATCAGTAATACACCttgtatttaataaatttaatcaattttcTCTAGATGAAATAAACTTAATTCTTCCAAAATTTTTAGACTTTGGTGATGCATTcgatattgaaaaatatgGGATTTTAATTCCTGAAGATTCAATCCTAACACTAAGAACTGGATTTACATTTAACCAACCCATTAATCAAAGATACATCCCTTCTTCAGTTACAGATCTACAATTATACAactacaatttaaaaatactacCCCATAGTATTCCTCGGTCAATAATAATGCTAACACTCGGTTCAAATTTCACTCACtttgaatcattatcaaatcttccatcatcaattatcaatttgaCATTCGgtttcaaaaacaattttaaaatagcggagttaaaaaaatatataccaTCACATATCACATCAATAAACATCAATGGTAAAAtagttaattttaaaaaatcatcaccTTTAAACACATTTAATCAATCGACagataatatattaaataataatgagcATTTTAAGGAGGATTGGGAAATTATTTCAACATTAGGAAGTGGCAATTTTGGAAAAGTATTTAAGGCAAGAAAAATCAATGGAATCATAAATGGATCAAAAGTATCGTTGTgtgcaataaaaaaaattgaaaaaaaagataaattaaaaatt aaattatCAACAGAGGTTgagattttaaataaattaaaagataatgaaCATTCAATGAAATACTATGGTTATGGATacgatgaagatgataatctatttatttatacagAATACATTGAAGGTTCCACATCTATTTCAGacctaataaaaaaaaaaccaaataatagatttgaagaggaagaaataaaatctttaatgATTAAAATTGTCAAAGCGCTAAGTAAAATTCACGAATCAGGTGTTATTCATCGTGATATTAAAAGTGATCACATCATTTTGGCtcaagataaaaataatgaaaccaTTGTAAAATTCATAGATTTTGGattatcaaaacaaattgaaaagaatTCAAAGTATTATTCATTTGTAGGTACAGATTCACACATGGCACCAGAAGTTAAATTACAAAATGGTAAAGCAGGTAGTAAATCCGATATTTTTTGTATAGGTTGCACAATGATTGAAATGGCTGGTTTGAATTTGTGCCATTCTGAAAGAGATGATAAAGGTATACCCTCAATACCAACACACCTATCCAATTCattcaaaaatataattcaaaattgTTTAAAGTTTGACACAAACGCTAGGCATAGTGTTGAAAGTTTAATTATTACCTTGTCTAAT ATTCAAATTGAAGGCGATTCAGTATTTGAAAAGTATttatcaccaaatttaaagaaattagaattaaaaaccAATGAACCAATTTTATTAGGATCAATTGGTAATGAAATAAACTACCTTTCATTACCAATTTATAACCAAATGATAACACCAGGAGCTTTACCACCATCTGTTCAATATCtcttatttaataaattaaatcaatacctTGAATGTGATTCAATACCAGAATCAGTTAAATATTTAGATTTAGGTAATGAATTTGACattgaaaaaaatggaattaaTCTTTCAAACGAATCAATATTAGTACTTAGAtgtggttttaattttacacaACCAGTTAGCCAAAGACTCCTACCTTATTCTGTAACAGATTTACAATTATACAactataatatt